One window of the Magnolia sinica isolate HGM2019 chromosome 19, MsV1, whole genome shotgun sequence genome contains the following:
- the LOC131235681 gene encoding bifunctional nuclease 1-like isoform X3, with the protein MGALHGPVICPSVRVKQTGLSTVPVNGPFMKSKVLRSEFWGSKGSCRNRTQVKAPSPHPYIGVHRRIHCTFSSSSNGNGSKAENFGENDEEYVNSSVVEAVEVKSGADGFLIKMRDGRHLRCVHNNPQGGHLPDYAPHPAIVLKMEDGSDLLLPIIVLEMPSVLLMAAVRNVHIARPTLYQIIKEMIEKMGYSVQLVRVTKRVNEAYFAQLYLAKVPIQVNKHLAYSDGMRVVEPAKVAIQAPLSDGLLFTELDRPDGQPCVEAKEFNLVRNMLIAAIEERYGDAAQWRDELSQLRSKKKKWT; encoded by the exons ATGGGAGCTTTACATGGACCAGTTATCTGCCCCTCTGTCCGTGTGAAACAAACTGGACTTAGTACTGTGCCGGTGAATGGGCCTTTCATGAAGTCTAAGGTTCTTAGAAGTGAATTTTGGGGATCTAAAGGGAGCTGCCGAAATCGAACTCAGGTCAAGGCTCCATCTCCTCATCCATACATAGGAGTGCATAGGAGAATCCACTGCACTTTCAGTTCATCATCGAATGGTAATGGAAGCAAGGCAGAGAACTTCGGTGAGAATGACGAAGAATATGTGAACTCCAGTGTAGTTGAGGCTG TTGAGGTGAAAAGTGGTGCCGACGGCTTCCTAATTAAAATGCGAGATGGCAGGCATTTAAGATGTGTTCATAACAACCCTCAGGGTGGACATCTGCCAGATTATGCTCCACATCCTGCTATTGTTCtgaagatggaagatggaagcGATCTTCTTCTTCCTATCATTGTCT TGGAGATGCCAAGCGTGTTGCTTATGGCTGCTGTCCGCAATGTTCACATT GCTAGGCCCACTTTATATCAAATAATAAAGGAAATGATTGAGAAAATGGGATATTCT GTGCAGTTAGTTCGAGTGACTAAAAGAGTAAATGAGGCATATTTTGCTCAGTTGTACCTTGCAAAG GTGCCGATTCAAGTCAACAAACATCTTGCTTATAGTGATGGAATGAGAGTTGTTGAGCCTGCAAAGGTGGCAATCCAGGCCCCACTCTCAGATGGCTTGTTGTTCACAGAACTGGACAG accCGATGGTCAGCCATGCGTTGAAGCCAAAGAATTTAATCTGGTGCGTAACATGCTGATAGCTGCTATTGAAGAACGCTATGGAGATGCAG CTCAATGGAGAGACGAGCTCAGCCAACTCCGATCTAAGAAAAAGAAATGGACATGA
- the LOC131235681 gene encoding bifunctional nuclease 2-like isoform X2: MGALHGPVICPSVRVKQTGLSTVPVNGPFMKSKVLRSEFWGSKGSCRNRTQVKAPSPHPYIGVHRRIHCTFSSSSNGNGSKAENFGENDEEYVNSSVVEAVEVKSGADGFLIKMRDGRHLRCVHNNPQGGHLPDYAPHPAIVLKMEDGSDLLLPIIVLEMPSVLLMAAVRNVHIARPTLYQIIKEMIEKMGYSVQLVRVTKRVNEAYFAQLYLAKVGDETERVSFDLRPSDAINIAVRCKVPIQVNKHLAYSDGMRVVEPAKVAIQAPLSDGLLFTELDRPDGQPCVEAKEFNLVRNMLIAAIEERYGDAVTLCTGVDKAIMESG, translated from the exons ATGGGAGCTTTACATGGACCAGTTATCTGCCCCTCTGTCCGTGTGAAACAAACTGGACTTAGTACTGTGCCGGTGAATGGGCCTTTCATGAAGTCTAAGGTTCTTAGAAGTGAATTTTGGGGATCTAAAGGGAGCTGCCGAAATCGAACTCAGGTCAAGGCTCCATCTCCTCATCCATACATAGGAGTGCATAGGAGAATCCACTGCACTTTCAGTTCATCATCGAATGGTAATGGAAGCAAGGCAGAGAACTTCGGTGAGAATGACGAAGAATATGTGAACTCCAGTGTAGTTGAGGCTG TTGAGGTGAAAAGTGGTGCCGACGGCTTCCTAATTAAAATGCGAGATGGCAGGCATTTAAGATGTGTTCATAACAACCCTCAGGGTGGACATCTGCCAGATTATGCTCCACATCCTGCTATTGTTCtgaagatggaagatggaagcGATCTTCTTCTTCCTATCATTGTCT TGGAGATGCCAAGCGTGTTGCTTATGGCTGCTGTCCGCAATGTTCACATT GCTAGGCCCACTTTATATCAAATAATAAAGGAAATGATTGAGAAAATGGGATATTCT GTGCAGTTAGTTCGAGTGACTAAAAGAGTAAATGAGGCATATTTTGCTCAGTTGTACCTTGCAAAG GTTGGCGATGAAACCGAGAGAGTAAGCTTTGATCTCCGGCCTTCAGATGCCATAAATATTGCAGTGAGATGCAAG GTGCCGATTCAAGTCAACAAACATCTTGCTTATAGTGATGGAATGAGAGTTGTTGAGCCTGCAAAGGTGGCAATCCAGGCCCCACTCTCAGATGGCTTGTTGTTCACAGAACTGGACAG accCGATGGTCAGCCATGCGTTGAAGCCAAAGAATTTAATCTGGTGCGTAACATGCTGATAGCTGCTATTGAAGAACGCTATGGAGATGCAG tgaccttatgcacaggtgTAGATAAAGCTATTATGGAAAGCGGATGA
- the LOC131235681 gene encoding bifunctional nuclease 1-like isoform X1 — translation MGALHGPVICPSVRVKQTGLSTVPVNGPFMKSKVLRSEFWGSKGSCRNRTQVKAPSPHPYIGVHRRIHCTFSSSSNGNGSKAENFGENDEEYVNSSVVEAVEVKSGADGFLIKMRDGRHLRCVHNNPQGGHLPDYAPHPAIVLKMEDGSDLLLPIIVLEMPSVLLMAAVRNVHIARPTLYQIIKEMIEKMGYSVQLVRVTKRVNEAYFAQLYLAKVGDETERVSFDLRPSDAINIAVRCKVPIQVNKHLAYSDGMRVVEPAKVAIQAPLSDGLLFTELDRPDGQPCVEAKEFNLVRNMLIAAIEERYGDAAQWRDELSQLRSKKKKWT, via the exons ATGGGAGCTTTACATGGACCAGTTATCTGCCCCTCTGTCCGTGTGAAACAAACTGGACTTAGTACTGTGCCGGTGAATGGGCCTTTCATGAAGTCTAAGGTTCTTAGAAGTGAATTTTGGGGATCTAAAGGGAGCTGCCGAAATCGAACTCAGGTCAAGGCTCCATCTCCTCATCCATACATAGGAGTGCATAGGAGAATCCACTGCACTTTCAGTTCATCATCGAATGGTAATGGAAGCAAGGCAGAGAACTTCGGTGAGAATGACGAAGAATATGTGAACTCCAGTGTAGTTGAGGCTG TTGAGGTGAAAAGTGGTGCCGACGGCTTCCTAATTAAAATGCGAGATGGCAGGCATTTAAGATGTGTTCATAACAACCCTCAGGGTGGACATCTGCCAGATTATGCTCCACATCCTGCTATTGTTCtgaagatggaagatggaagcGATCTTCTTCTTCCTATCATTGTCT TGGAGATGCCAAGCGTGTTGCTTATGGCTGCTGTCCGCAATGTTCACATT GCTAGGCCCACTTTATATCAAATAATAAAGGAAATGATTGAGAAAATGGGATATTCT GTGCAGTTAGTTCGAGTGACTAAAAGAGTAAATGAGGCATATTTTGCTCAGTTGTACCTTGCAAAG GTTGGCGATGAAACCGAGAGAGTAAGCTTTGATCTCCGGCCTTCAGATGCCATAAATATTGCAGTGAGATGCAAG GTGCCGATTCAAGTCAACAAACATCTTGCTTATAGTGATGGAATGAGAGTTGTTGAGCCTGCAAAGGTGGCAATCCAGGCCCCACTCTCAGATGGCTTGTTGTTCACAGAACTGGACAG accCGATGGTCAGCCATGCGTTGAAGCCAAAGAATTTAATCTGGTGCGTAACATGCTGATAGCTGCTATTGAAGAACGCTATGGAGATGCAG CTCAATGGAGAGACGAGCTCAGCCAACTCCGATCTAAGAAAAAGAAATGGACATGA